TACGTCGTCGGGTCGATCCTGTCGGTCACCCTGCTGGCGCGCACGGCCGGATCGCTCTACGACCGCGAGATGGTGCTGTTCGTCCGCCGGCTCGTCGTGGCCGTCGCGCTGGCGGCGTTCGTCACCCTCGGCGTCGCCCGCGGCCTCGACGTCGCGGGGCTGGAGCCCGGCCGTGCGGTGGGCGGCCTGGTCACCACCGTCGTGGCCGGTCTGGCCGGCGCCGTGACGTACGTGGCGGCCGCACGGGTCGTCGGCATGACGCAGCTGACCCACCTGGTCACCTCGCTCCCGCGCCGCGGCTGACACCCGAGCCGCGCGGACCCGCGCCCACTAGCATGGTCGGCAGCACGGACCGGGGTGCTGGACAAGGGGCGCGGGTGATGAGCGAGAGGCGACCAGTGGCCTCCGGCGACGTCCTCGCTCGGCGCTACGAGCTGCAGGACCTGGTGACCGAGCGACTCGGCTCGACCACGTGGCGGGCCCACGACCAGGTGCTCAACCGCAACGTCGGCATCGAGATGATCTCGAGCAGCGACGACCGCGCCGACCACTTCCTGGCCGCGGCCCGCGAGTCCACGGCCGTCACCGATCCACGGTTCCTGCGCGTGCTCGACCTGATCGAGGACGACCAGGGCCACCACCTCGTGGTGCGCGAGTGGGCGCGCGCCTTCGGCCTGCACCAGGTGCTCGCCCAGTCCCCCCTGCCCAACCGTCGGGCGGCCACGGTGGTCGCCGAGGTGGCCGAGGCCATCGCGCACGCCCACGAGCACGGCGTCTATCACCGCCGCCTCACCCCCCGCCAGGTGCTGCTCAAGCAGTCCGGGGCGGTGCGGGTCGTGGGCCTGGGGGTGGCCACCGCGCTGGCGCCGGCCGGTCGGCAGGACACCCTCGCCGACCTGCAGGAGTACGAGCAGCTGGACGTCCAGGCGCTGGGCAAGCTGTTGTACGCGTCCGTCACGAGCCGCTGGCCCGGCGCCGACGTGGACGGCCTGACCGCGGCGCCGACCGAGCACGGGCGGCTCCTGCGGCCGCGCCAGGTGCGCGCGGGCGTCTCACGTGACATCGACACGATCGCCGATCGCATCCTCGGCACCCCACCGCGCCACCACCAGACCCGGCTGCGCACGGCCGGGTCGATCGCTCGCACGCTGCGGCTCTCGGGCGAGGACGACGACCTGGTGGACGACCAGCCGAGCCTCGTCGGGCTGTCGTCACCGGACCTGCTGCGCCTCGACCCGGTCATCGTCCCGGAGGGTCCCCCGCCGGGGCTGGAACCGCCGCGGCGACGCCCCAAGGCGTACGAGCCGGCGCCGCCGACCACGCTCGAGCGCGGACGGGCCCGGGCCAGACGGGCCGCCAAGGGTGATCGGGGACTGGTGCTGCTGGGCGTCGTGGGCGCCCTGGTGCTGATGTCCCTGATCGGGGTCCTGGTGAGCCGGTCCAAGGACGATGCGTCCGGCCCGGTCGACTCCACGTCCCCCGTGCGGGTGCTGCCCGTGCAACGCGTCGTCGACTTCGACCCGTTGGGCGAGGACGGGCGGGAGAACCGCGACCAGACCCCGTTGATCGTGGACGGCAAGGCGTCGACGGGCTGGCGGACGTCCACGTACTTCGGCAACCCGAGACTCGGTGGCCTGAAGGACGGTGTCGGTGTCGTCCTGGATCTCGGCGGGCCCCGCGAGGTGACGTCGCTGCGCCTCCGGCTGGCCGGGGACCCGACGGACCTCGCGATCTACACCGCGACCGACGACACGCGCCGTGCGCCGACGACACGCCGGGGCCTGACGCAGGTCGCGACGCTCGACGGAGCGGCCACGGACGCGAGCATCTCGCTGCCGCCGGACACCGTCACGCGCTACATCGTGGTGTGGCTCAGGTCGCTCCCGGAGATCGCTCCGGGCGAGTTCCGCGGCGGGATCCAGGACGTCGTCGTGCGCGGCCGCTCCTGACGGTGTCATCGGGGCCGGCCGGGAATGTCCAGCACCTACGATGGGTTGAGACAACTACCAACGTCAAAAGGCATTTCATGACCGACAACGTCCGTAACTTGATCATCATCGGCTCCGGCCCCTCGGGCTACACGTCCGCGATCTACGCCGCCCGTGCCAACCTCGAGCCGCTCGTCTTCGAGGGCTCGGTCACGGCGGGCGGTGCCCTGATGAACACGACCGACGTGGAGAACTTCCCGGGCTACCCCGACGGCATCATGGGCCCCGACCTCATGGACAAGCTGCGCGCCCAGGCCGAGCGCTTCGGCGCCGAGCTGGTGTCCGACGACGTCACGGCGGTCGACCTGACCGGCGACATCAAGACCGTCACCCTCGGCGACGGCAGCACGTACCGGGCACGCGCGATCGTCCTGGCCATGGGCTCGGGCTACCGCAAGCTCGGCATCGAGGGCGAGGACCGGCTGTCCGGCCACGGTGTCTCGTGGTGTGCCACCTGTGACGGCTTCTTCTTCCGCGAGCAGAACATCGTGGTCGTGGGCGGCGGCGACTCCGCGCTGGAGGAGGCCAACTTCCTGACCCGCTTCGCGTCCAAGGTCACCCTGGTGCACCGGCGCGACGAGCTCCGCGGCTCCAAGATCATGCAGGACCGCACGCTGGCCAACGACAAGATCGACATCGCGTGGAACTCCGAGGTCGCCGAGCTCATCGGTGACGACAAGCTCGAGGCCCTGACCCTGCGCGACACGGTCACCGGCGAGACCCGTCGTCTCGACGCGACCGGACTGTTCATCGCGATCGGTCACGATCCTCGCTCGGAGCTGCTGACCGGCCAGGTCGACCTCGACGACGAGGGCTACGTGCTCGTCCAGCCCGGTTCGACCGCGACCAACATACCCGGC
Above is a genomic segment from Aeromicrobium chenweiae containing:
- a CDS encoding protein kinase family protein, whose product is MSERRPVASGDVLARRYELQDLVTERLGSTTWRAHDQVLNRNVGIEMISSSDDRADHFLAAARESTAVTDPRFLRVLDLIEDDQGHHLVVREWARAFGLHQVLAQSPLPNRRAATVVAEVAEAIAHAHEHGVYHRRLTPRQVLLKQSGAVRVVGLGVATALAPAGRQDTLADLQEYEQLDVQALGKLLYASVTSRWPGADVDGLTAAPTEHGRLLRPRQVRAGVSRDIDTIADRILGTPPRHHQTRLRTAGSIARTLRLSGEDDDLVDDQPSLVGLSSPDLLRLDPVIVPEGPPPGLEPPRRRPKAYEPAPPTTLERGRARARRAAKGDRGLVLLGVVGALVLMSLIGVLVSRSKDDASGPVDSTSPVRVLPVQRVVDFDPLGEDGRENRDQTPLIVDGKASTGWRTSTYFGNPRLGGLKDGVGVVLDLGGPREVTSLRLRLAGDPTDLAIYTATDDTRRAPTTRRGLTQVATLDGAATDASISLPPDTVTRYIVVWLRSLPEIAPGEFRGGIQDVVVRGRS
- the trxB gene encoding thioredoxin-disulfide reductase, with the protein product MTDNVRNLIIIGSGPSGYTSAIYAARANLEPLVFEGSVTAGGALMNTTDVENFPGYPDGIMGPDLMDKLRAQAERFGAELVSDDVTAVDLTGDIKTVTLGDGSTYRARAIVLAMGSGYRKLGIEGEDRLSGHGVSWCATCDGFFFREQNIVVVGGGDSALEEANFLTRFASKVTLVHRRDELRGSKIMQDRTLANDKIDIAWNSEVAELIGDDKLEALTLRDTVTGETRRLDATGLFIAIGHDPRSELLTGQVDLDDEGYVLVQPGSTATNIPGVFAAGDLVDHTYRQAITAAGTGCSAALDAERYLADRDSAGEPATDVAMAQWAE